The Festucalex cinctus isolate MCC-2025b chromosome 16, RoL_Fcin_1.0, whole genome shotgun sequence sequence attttttgttaggaaaaaaaaaaagccttagtatacatggtcattttttgttagaaaaaaaaaagccttagtatacatggtcattttttgttaggaaaaaaagccttactatgcatggtcattttttatttaaaaaaaaaaaaaaaaaaaaaaagccttactatacatggtcattttttattagagaaaaaaaagccttactatacatggtcattttttgttagaaaaaaaagccttactatacatggtcattttttgttagaaaaaaaaaagccttactatacatggtcattttttgtgagaaagaaaagccttactatacatggtcattttttgttagaaaaaaaaagccttactatacatggtcattttttgttagaaaaaaaagccttactatacatggtcattttttgttagaaaaaaaaaagccttactatacatggtcattttttattagagaaaaaaaagccttactatacatggtcatttttttgttcgaaaaaaaaaagccttactatacatggtcattttttattagagaaaaaaaagccttactatacatggtcattttttgttagaaaaaaaaaaagccttactatacatggtcattttttattagagaaaaaaaagccttactatacatggtcattttttgttagaaaaaaaaaagccttactatacatggtcattttttattagagaaaaaaaagccttactatacatggtcattttttgttagaaaaaaaaagccttactatacatggtcattttttgttagaaaaaaaaaagccttactatacatggtcattttttattagagaaaaaaaagccttactatacatggtcattttttcttagaaaaaaaaagccttactatacatggtcatttttgtgagaaaaaaaagccttactatacatggtcattttttattagagaaaaaaaagccttactatacatggtcattttttattagagaaaaaaaagccttactatacatggtcattttttgttagaaaaaaaaagccttactatacatggtcattttttgttagaaaaaaaagccttactatacatggtcattttttgttagaaaaaaaaaagccttactatacatggtcattttttattagagaaaaaaaagccttactatacatggtcatttttttgttcgaaaaaaaaaagccttactatacatggtcattttttattagagaaaaaaaagccttactatacatggtcattttttgttagaaaaaaaaaaagccttactatacatggtcattttttattagagaaaaaaaagccctactatacatggtcattttttgttagaaaaaaaaaagccttactatacatggtcattttttattagagaaaaaaaagccttactatacatggtcattttttgttagaaaaaaaaaagccttactatacatggtcattttttcttagaaaaaaaaagccttactatacatggtcatttttgtgagaaaaaaaagccttactatacatggtcattttttattagagaaaaaaaaagccttactatacatggtcattttttattagagaaaaaaaagccttactatacatggtcatttttttatttaaaaaaaaaaagccttactatacatggtcattttttgtgagaaaaaaaagccttactatacatggtcattttttattagagaaaaaaaagccttactatacatggtcatttttttgttcgaaaaaaaaagccttactatacatggtcattttttgttagaaaaaaaaagccttactatacatggtcattttttgttaggaaaaaaagccttactatgcatggtcatttttttatctaaaaaaaaaaaaagccttactatacatggtcattttttgttaggaaaaaaagccttactatacatggtcattttttgttaggaaaaaaaaagccttactatgcatggtcattttttatttaaaaaaaaaaaaaaaaaaaaaaaaagccttactatacatggtcgttttttgttagaaaaaaaaagccttactatacatggtcattttttgttaggaaaaaaagccttactatgcatggtcattttttatttaaaaaaaaaaaaaaaaaaaaaaaagccttactatacatggtcattttttgttagaaaaaaaaagccttactatacatggtcattttttgttaggaaaaaaagccttactatgcatggtcatttttttatctaaaaaaaaaaaaagccttactatacatggtcattttttgttaggaaaaaaagccttactatacatggtcattttttgttaggaaaaaaaaagccttactatgcatggtcattttttatttaaaaaaaaaaaaaaaaaaaaaaaaagccttactatgcatggtcattttttatttaaaaaaaaaaaaaaaaaaaaaaaaagccttactatacatggtcatttttgtgagaaaaaaaagccttactatacatggtcattttttattagagaaaaaaaagccttactatacatggtcattttttgttagaaaaaaaaaagccttagtatacatggtcgttttttgttagaaaaaaaaagccttactatacatggtcattttttgttagaaaaaaatgactcactatacatggtcattttttgttagaagaaaaaaagtcttactatacatggtcattttttgttagaaaaaaaaaaagccttagtatatacatggtcattttttcttagagaaaaaaagcctaactatacatggtcgttttttgttagaaaaaaaaagccttactatacatggtcattttttgttagaaaaaaatgactcactatacatggtcattttttgttagaagaaaaaaagtcttactatacatggtcattttttgttagaaaaaaaaaaagccttagtatatacatggtcattttttcttagagaaaaaaagccttactatacatggtcattttttgttagaaaaaaaaaaagtcttactatacatggtcattttttgttagaaaaaaaaaagccttcgtatacatggtcagtttttgttagggaaaaaaaaaatgctttactcgacatggtcattttttgttagaaaaaaaaaagccttagtatacatggtcagtttttgttagggaaaaaaaaaatgctttactctacatggtcattttttcttagaaaaaaaaagccttactatacatggtcatttttgtgagaaaaaaaagccttactatacatggtcattttttattagagcaaaaaaagccttactatacatggtcattttttattagagaaaaaaagccttactatacatggtcatttttttatttaaaaaaaaagccttactatacatggtcattttttgtgagaaaaaaaagccttactatacatggtcattttttgttagaaaaaaaagccttactatacatggtcattttttgttagaaaaaaagccttactatacatggtcattttttgttagaaaaaaaaaagccttactatacatggtcattttttattagagaaaaaaaagccttactatacatggtcatttttttatttaatccatccatccatccatcttctacagcttatccgaggtcgggtcgcgggggcagcagcttaagGAGGGacaacccagacttccctctccccagccactccaaccagctccgccggcgggatcccaaggccagccgagagacatcgtccctccagcgtgtcctgggtcgtccccggagcctcccgccggtgggacatgcccggaacacctctccagggaggcgtccaggaggcaccggaaccagatgcctgagccacctcagctggctcctctcaatgcggaggagcagcggctcgactccgagtccctccgGGATGaacgagcttctcaccctttttatttaagggggaaaaaaaaaaaaagccttactatacatggtcatttttttttaattaaaaaaaaaatcaatttgataaAATGTTATTTGATATTTAACTTATTTCAATATTAATCCATAGTCAGCTTCAAGTTCACATTGTGAACTCTTCCAAGCTACCAGTTTTGCACACTGTGCAGCGTCTGGTTGTGTGGTTGAGAGGTAAAACATTGGCTTCGTGAGCTCATGGTCACTGGTTCGACTCccgctatgattttttttttttttcccgaataAAATTTCTGAAATCGTGATTGTTCAAGTTATTTTAGATCCATTTGATTAAATGTTATTTGACATGTaacttatttgtttatatatgtaggaatggaagaatgttgatttgttattgtattggtgtttacgcattatgttatgtttgttttttgtgtttctgtaaagcgctttgtgacagctcaggctgtttggaagcgctatataaatagttgagttgagttatttcTATATTAGCTGATGTTtgctaataattttttttttgtttccgtaCCAGCACCCAAAGATGTGAAAGAGGAGTATAGGCATTGCTTATAAATACAAGTTAACATCAATTGTGTTAAATGTACACTTGATTACTAAACACAATACCATACATTGTCACAGCCACCTCCATGTCCCCGAGTTAAGTGCATCTACCTTGTGTCACTCAGACCAACCCGTGCGTCGGATCAAGTCAACATCCATGGATAGCTGAGTGGTTAAAGAAAgcctcgtttttctgggagaaaaaaaaaagccatactatacatggtcgttttttttgttttttttaataaaaagccttactatacatggtcgttttcttttttttttcttttttttataaaaagccttactatacatggtcgttttcttttttttttttctttttttcaaagaaagccttactatacgtggtcgttttttggggggtgaaaaaatgccttactatacatggtcgtttttctgggagaaaaaaaaaagccatactatacatggtcgtttttttttgttttttttaataaaaagccttactatacatggtcgttttctttttttaaaagaaagccttactatacgtggtcgttttttggggggtgaaaaaatgccttactatacatggtcgtttttttttgttttttgtttttttaataaaaagccttactatacatggtcgttttcttttttttttttttttttaataaaaagccttactatacatggtcgttttctttttttttctttttttaaaagaaagccttactatacgtggtcgttttttggggggtgaaaaaatgccttactatacatggtcgtgttttttttttttttttaaataaaaagccttactatacatggtcgttttcttttttttttttttttttataaaaagccttactatacatggtcgttttcttttttttttctttttttaaaagaaagccttactatacgtggtcgttttttggggggtgaaaaaatgccttactatacatggtcgtttttttttttgttttttttaataaaaagccttactatacatggtcgttttcttttttttaattttttttttataaaaagccttactatacatggtcgttttcttttttctttttttttttaataaaaagccttactatacatggtcgtttttttttttgttttttttaataaaaagccttactatacatggtcgttttcttttttttaattttttttttataaaaagccttactatacatggtcgttttcttttttcttttttttttaataaaaagccttactatacatggtcgttttctttttttttctttttttaaaagaaagccttactatacgtggtcgttttttggggggtgaaaaaatgccttactatacatggtcgttttttttttgttttttttttaaataaaaagccttactatacatggtcattttcttttttttttttttttataaaaagccttactatacatggtcgttttcttttttttttctttttttaaaagaaagccttactatacgtggtcgttttttggggggtgaaaaaatgccttactatacatggtcgtgttttttttgttttttttaataaaaagccttactatacatggtcattttttgttagagaaaaaaaaccttactatacatggtcgttttttggggggtgaaaaaatgccttactatacattgtcgttttttggaggggaaaaaaatgccttattatatacatggttgttttttggggggggaaatgccttactatacatggccgtttttttttttgggggggggggggggggtcgtttttttggggagaaaaaaaaatgtcttactatacatggtcgttttttgggggggggaatgccttactatacatggtcgtttttttggggagaaaaaaaaatgtcttactatacatggtcgtttttgggggggggaatgccttactatacatggtcgtttttttggggagaaaaaaaaatgccttactatacatggtcgtttttttggggagaaaaaaaaatgccttactatacatggtcgttttttgggggggggggggaaatgccctactatacatggtcgtttttttagggagaaaaaaatgccttactatacatggtcgttttttggaggggaaaaaaatgccttactatacatggtcgttttttttaggggggggggaatgtcttactatacatggtcgttttttttgggggggggggggggatgccttactatacatggtcgtttttttggagagaattaaaaaatgccttactatacatggtcgattttttttggggggggggggggggatgccttactatacatggtcgtttttttggagagaattaaaaaatgccttactatacatggtctttttttggggagaaaaaaaaagccttactatacatggtctttttttggggagaaaaaaaaatgccttactatccatggtcgtatttttggggagaaaaaaaatgccttcctatacatggtcgttttttggagggggaaaaaatcccttactatacatggtcgttttttggagaggaaaaaaatgccttactatacatggtcgttttttttggggagaaaaaaaaaatgccttactatccatggtcgatttttttggggagaaaaaaaatgccttactatacgtggtcgtttttttggggagaaaaaaaatgccttactatacatggtcgttttttggagggggaaaaaatgccttactatacatggtcgtttttttggaggggaaaaaaatgcctacatggtcgtttttttttgggggggggaatgccttactatacatggtcgtttttttttatataataaaagccttactatatatggtaattttttttaataataactttttaaaaaaagccttacttgcCATAGAAAATGTGAACctgatggtaaaaaaaaaaaatgacccaataaaaatacaagctttAGGAACCATTTTGGGTTGTCAGAAACTGCTCGCTGGTGCCGCATCTCGATTCCAAACGGGGACATTGGTTGGAAGAGACTGGCTGGCCGGGCTATCTTTATCTTCATCAGAGTCGAGACAACCACACGCAGAAGCTCACAGGCACTCGAAATTGTTTCGGGCACCTGTCATCCTTTATTATAATTAGCAAGCGGACGTCGAGATAATTGCCATCAGGTTGAGGCTGCTTTGTCGGGGTTAGCCAATGCCCGACGTCTCTCGCTTTTTCCTTGCCGTTTTTATTTAAAGGGCCGGCGCGACTCGGCAAAGCAACGCCCGTGGCGACTTTGTAAGCTCTGTgacagaaaaagaaacaaaaaaaaaaaaagcaacaagagGGCTTGACGTCGCCTTTGGTTTTGTCCATACACAatcgtaaaacattttttattagcAATGCGACACGCTCATAAATTTCAGCGGCGGATGTATCAGGCTTGAAAGAGAAGTTCAAATCAGCCTGAGAAGtatattaattcaatttaaacaaatataaagcAATCACTAGTAATCTTACGaatcattttaaacattttatgatTTGAAAGAACAGTTTTTAACTGTTAGCTtaggtcagtgcttctcaaatagtgggggggCGCGAGACTCCAACAAGGGGGGcgtgtttgacctcggggaacatgcttttttatttttttttactgtcctagaataaagtgcaattgcacctccactacattagggggcagtgacgTTCTCGTTATTGGCAGAGtgcgcgcagggagcattcgctcggtggtgtcggggttttgtttgcactgagcatgcgtgctttgcacacagcaagaaaaatcagcacaaattattttatatttttgttttgcaggttaaaattttgtttttgtttttttaaatattgcgcttctgagttaatgttggttatcagtttgaatgcattattatttattgattttattattttatttttccgtatcatatggtttgacatgagtcaaaaaaaatgtttatagttgaattaaggatttaattttattttggaatttcagatgcactttgaaTCTTTTCTGTTAGTTAATAaaactattctttgttgtaagttgctccatatttctttcttttttttattctcttatacgttgatacagtgttatgcagaggtgtgcttataacaatattattatacaatattttatagacaaatgatactatttatagttgcgTGGGGGAGGggtgagatgttttcttcttactagggggcatgacagaaaataattgagaagcactgggttaGGTCAAAGGATTTTCTTCGTTTGCATACTACTGCATACTGCAGGTGCAGTTCTATGacatgcgtgtgcatgtgcgtgcgtgtcgtGGCTTGCTGCGGGGCCAGCGTGAGCTAACCCAGAGTGTATCGCCTGCCACGGCGTGTCGACTTGACTCACTCTTGCCAGTCTCCTCGCTCGCTCTTTCCACCCGCATTAGGCAGACGCTGCAGGAGATGTGGCGGGCGCGTCGCCCGTTTCATCTGGTAAACACAGAAAACAAGTTCTTtcattaaaaagttaaaaaaatatatttttagaagttaaaatttgattaaaagggatactttacttatttagccgtttttggcagtcaaacatgaatattttgtccataaatttgatattttcattatttttcacgtaccgtattttccgcattataaggcgcaccttcaatgaatgacatatttaaaaactttttccatatataaggcgctacagtagaagctggggttacgttatgcatccattagatggtgctgcgctaaagggaatgtcaacaaaacagtcagataggtcagtcaaactttattaatattttacaaacccgctttctgacaactccattgactctcaaaatgaataaacagccgttttattattttctctcaggtaacgtattagtattagctagcgatccaagatggcgggatcttctgcgcatgcgcgtcaccgattgtgcggggtcaccgatagcgtcttgacagcgagacctgttgcggctcaattttgatccatatataagacgtactggattataaggcgcatggtcagc is a genomic window containing:
- the LOC144004267 gene encoding uncharacterized protein LOC144004267 isoform X2 gives rise to the protein MTNMQMKRATRPPHLLQRLPNAGGKSERGDWQEVRSSFIPEGLGVEPLLLRIERSQLRWLRHLVPVPPGRLPGEVFRACPTGGRLRGRPRTRWRDDVSRLALGSRRRSWLEWLGRGKSGLSLLKLLPPRPDLG
- the LOC144004267 gene encoding uncharacterized protein LOC144004267 isoform X1 encodes the protein MSLYFFFFFFCLSPVTGDRKAVVMKRATRPPHLLQRLPNAGGKSERGDWQEVRSSFIPEGLGVEPLLLRIERSQLRWLRHLVPVPPGRLPGEVFRACPTGGRLRGRPRTRWRDDVSRLALGSRRRSWLEWLGRGKSGLSLLKLLPPRPDLG
- the LOC144004267 gene encoding uncharacterized protein LOC144004267 isoform X3; translated protein: MKRATRPPHLLQRLPNAGGKSERGDWQEVRSSFIPEGLGVEPLLLRIERSQLRWLRHLVPVPPGRLPGEVFRACPTGGRLRGRPRTRWRDDVSRLALGSRRRSWLEWLGRGKSGLSLLKLLPPRPDLG